The following is a genomic window from Mobula hypostoma chromosome 20, sMobHyp1.1, whole genome shotgun sequence.
aatatgtcgggcCCAAGATCAACCTTCAGGGGTGTGGACGGCCAGGGATGAACTGGTGTGTATTTCCACTGTATTCTGAGTTCTGATGTTTTGCCTTTTGAAACCTATTCATTCATTTGTTTCTGTAGGATGATGAGTTCATGAACTACCTGTCTCGCGAGGAGCAAGAGTGTATTTTGTTCTTTGAGAATACACTTGACTCTCTGAATGATGATTTTGAGGACTACAGCTCAAACTCCAGCCTAAGAGTCAAGGATCCTTCCACACTACAAAGATATAATTCGGAAAACGAGGAAATCATTGATTTAGTGACCACCAAATCTCAGCCGGTGGAATTCATCCCTAAATATGATACCGTGTTTCCAGGTATATTATTTACTGAACAATATTTTGTTCCATGGATTTGAATGTGTTTAAGTTGAGGCttgatcattgacatagatgctGTTTGTAAAGGAGGAGCTTGGGGGTCAaagcccacagatccctgaaagtagtTGTTTTGGTTGATAGAGTGGAAAAGGAAGAGTGGaacatgcttgtctttattactCAAGGAATTGAGTTTGAGAGCGAAAAGTTATGTTAcagttttataaaattctggttggGGTGCATCTGAAGAATTGCATTCAGCTCTAGCCACCAgattataggatggatgtggaggctttggagagggtgcagaagagcatcaccaggatgctgtctgatttgGAGAACGTGGGTgatgaggagaggttgaacaaacttgagttgttttctctggagcagtggaggctgagaggagtaTATAACATTACAATgcagacaggcccttcggcacatgttattgtgccaaccttttaaaccACTCTAAAATCAAATTAATACTTCCCTCtcgcatagcccttcatttttctatcatcattCTACACACCCAACATTCACTGCCAAAAAAACCACTGATATCCCTCCCATCCCTACGCCCCATAtactttcctcccatcaccttaaaatgatgtatGTACCCTCATTTTAGCCtttcccaccctgggaaaaagtctctggctgtccacaaaGGTCATTAGCCCAGACAGCATTGGAAactggccctttagcccacagcgTCTGTACTGACCCTCGAGCAGGTatttacaccaatcccattttatcctccccacctcctcatCAACTGCCTCCCCCCCCCAGATTCCTCCACTCTTCCACGCTCCAGGGATCATTCACAGGGACCACTTCACCCACTGGCTCtcatgtctttggaatgggggaggaaaccccTGCACTCACAGGGCGAGtatgcagactccacacacacagactgcacccaAGTTGCTGGAGTTGTGAGTGGCAAAATTTCAAGCTGCTACACTACGGTGAAACTTATTTGTTTAGAGAAATGGCGTGGACCAGTCCCTTCCGGCCAAACGAGCTgccctgcccagcaacccacctacttcccccagcctaatcacaggacaatttacaatggccgatTAATCTGCTACCTCGTACGTCCTTTGACTCTGGGAGAAAACCGGGACACGTGGAAGAGATCCGTGCAGTCACGGGAACGACGTACAAACTTCCAATGCCCGAGCTGTGATAGTATctcactaaccgctatgctaccacgcCATTATCCATCTTCTAGTATTTGAAAAGTTGCTTTCTTTTCTTTGTTCCAGTTGATGAAGGTGGAGAGAGACTCCAGGAAGAGAAAGTCCAGGTGAACCAAGAGAAACCTGTGGTGAAGGAGCCGAACAGCCGTTCTCCCTCGCAGTTAACAAAGCAAAGCAGCTTTGAGAGGACTTCTCCGGAACCTGCGCTAGAACCTGTACAAGCGTACTGCAGTCATTCAAAGCCACTGGGGTCGGTGCCAACTCCGATGGTCATCGCGCAGAAGATCGCCGAGAAGAGCGTAGGAAACGGGAtccctttgcccacacctcagaCCGAGAGGAAGCCGTTGACCCAGGAGAAGGAGCAAGCGAATACAACCTCGCTCACTGAAGGTCGGGCACCCCTGTACAAAAACGTCAAAGCCCAGAGGTTCCCGTCCAACATTAGCATCTCCGTGCCGAACAAGGAGTACAACAGCACCATCTCCAAGGCGGCGGTCAAAGTACAACAACGCAAAGCTCAAGTGCTGGCAAACCTTGGCGGCACCAGCCTCCTCGCTGCAGAGTCAGAGCCAAGTCATCTTCCGGGATTAGTCAACAGCCCCAGAAGGAGCAGGCCTCTGAATCATTCTGCGTCCAATGAATCGGCAGGGATGGCAGCACCAAAGCTGGGGTCAGTCAACGAATCGCCGGACAAAGCCGATTCAGGGCTGTTGAATGGCTACAGACCAAAGGTCAGGGGCTCTAGCTCGAGCCAGTCCGTGATGGCCCCCGGTGTGTCCAAAGGAAGTCACGCGGCTGGCCCCACCCAGAAATCTGCTTCCCTGCAACCCGGAACCACAGACTCTGTCCCCCGGACTGACTCACCGAACTCTCCAGCGGTGCGCAGAGCAAGCTCTTTCCAGCAGCCATCAGGATTCCGGACACCGGGAATTACTGTCCAGTTCTCAGGCCGCAGTTCGAATGACGAATCCTGTAGAGAAGCACTGCGCAGGCTGGGTATTTTGAGGATTAGCAAGGATCAGTGACACCctgactgatcttttccaggAATATTTataacacttaaaaaaaaaataaataaataaataaataaattcaggaATAAGGATGCAGGCTGTTTCTACGCTGCCTCTGGATTGAACCAAAAAGATTTCCATAGAAAATTGTTGGTGTGTGAACTTACAATCGATTGCCTGGGAATGTGAGACGGGGAAGGCACTGTTTAGCCCGATATACGTGTCCAAAAAAAAGGTACCCACTTGGTCAACTTGTCCATCAGATATTCTCAAGAATCCCAGCAAACCTAGGCCAGCCTTGGCATGGGCTCATGGTAAACAAATGAAGCCAGTGAAACGTACGAAACCTCACTTTTCTCCAGAGCGCTGGATGCTGAGGAGAGATCTAactgaggtttataagattatgtgagACATGGagtagacaatatctttttccaaggaCTGTAATGTCTCGTACtaaaggacatgcatttaaggtgagagagggtaatttcaaaggagatgtgagtggCAAGGTTTTGACACTGAGTGGTAGCTacttggaattcactgcctggggtcatggtagaggcagaaacatcagAGTATTTTAAAAGAcgtgtgagggaaatggaaggatatagacaatgtgtaggcagaagggattggttAAGTTAGCCAGTaacttactaatttaattggtttggcacaacattgtgggctgaagggcctgtttctgtgctgtactgatctctGTTCTCGGTTCTCACCCAAACTATGCAATGTTCATTCCTTTAGTTTGGAGTATGCAGCATGCTCAACAAAGCTTCAAGATGGGTAATGTTGGGATTCCTGGGTTACTGTTTCTGTGTAAGGTTCTCTCTGAGAAAAGCTTTCTCAGACTTCTTCACAAAGTTCcctgtgaggataggttgagcgagtgaGGGGTTTTCTGTTagagtggaggatgagaggggacttccATGCCTCcgtcaagataatgagaggcagagACTGAGCaaacagccagagacatttttcccaggacagaaatggctaatgcaagagGAATAGGGGGGCTGTCAGGGGTGAGCttgtttacacagagtggtgggtgcacagGACACCCTaccaggtgtggtggtagagacagatacatcaagagcatttaaaagactcttagataggcacttggatgacagaaaaatggagggctacaaaGGAGGGAAAGGCTAAATtgtttttagagtaggttataaggtcaacacaacattgtcaGCAAAAGGGCCTGTCAGGTGCtgcagtattctatgttctatgtactaacTCTTTTTAAAGACAGTAACACTTGCCCAAGTTATCATCACAGCTATCGTCTTGATGTACCTCACTGAGTTCAGAATCCAGAATAATATCTGGTCATATACTATACTTGCCTCCATCCTTGGCTTGCATATGATAGTTATAGTCTACAGACTGTTGATAAATCTGTTTATgccaaattttattttatttagagctaCAGCACATTAACAGAttcttccagcccagtgagccctcaacacccaattacacgcccatgaccaattaacctgctaacccgcacatctttggcatgtgggagaaaactggagcacccagaggagagccatgtggtcatgaggagaacgtgcaaacttgttacagacagcggtgggaattgaacccgcatTGGTGgtgtgctgtaatagcattacaccaaGTACACACCACGATGCCAGCCTCATAGTTCACCAGCTGCCATGTCAAAGGGTATGTGGGCATCTGATCCTGGGAGTTTGGATCTGCACACTACATGCACAAACTTTGAACGCCGATATTGGGACACCGTGCTCTTGCACCCAAAAAGGCCAAGTCGACAATAGTTTTTGGGTGTGTCTGCAGGTGAAGAGTATGGCAGACAAGTCACTACCACTTCAACTGGACATGCTTTATCAATTCAAACAAATAGAGTGATTAATAAGCTGCTCATTTTACACAAGATATTGATGGGTACCTTGTCAAGTCTTCAGAAATGTTTATTTTAATATTGCCCTTAATGAGACATTAATGGACACTTTGCCTCATATTAAGTAATCCATTAAGGGTTATAATTACACGTCGGAGGAGGATATGATTCTCAAAGTGGTAATATGAGACCTTAAGTTTATGAACAAGACTTTTCAATAATGTTAAgggaaggtccattttgttgatgaaaatgcaGTGCTTGCCAACAATTTCTCTAATGTTTTTAAATCAGTTAAAACTGGCCCAGAGTGAGGTCTTGGTCCTGAGTCTGTAATTCTAATGAGTTCAGTTGCAGATAAAGTATATTTAATTAAGTATTTTTATATAACTTGCAAATTAACATTGTAAAGGACTCCACATCTCTGTTACTGTGCTCCTTCCTTGTAAATCCTTTGTTATCAAACTCATTTTCGGAAGTCCTGTTTTTCCGTctggtgaactgaactgaacttccaTTCTTCAgatgcagatttatttattacatacagtgaaatgcgtcatttgcattaacagcacAAGGGTATGCTgagaggcagcccgcaagtatcaccacacatcctaacaccaacacagcatgccacaATACTCCACAGAACAACATAAGCAACAAGACAGCAACggcaaaacaagtccctttcccaGCCTCCCACCCATGTTTTATTTCCAAATaatttctcatctttttccagACCAATATTCTCCATACTAATGTAACCGATGTCTTTGGAAATTCGGGTGTATCTTTTGCCTACATGGCTGATTATTATCATTCTAgacccattcctgccttctccctgtaacctttgactcccttgcTAATCAGGAACTTacagcttctgctttaaatataccaaatgacttggtctgtggctaaagaaattcctcctcatctctgatctaaagggatgctcttctattctgaggctttgccatCTGGTACTGGACTTGTCCCGATggggaaacatgctctccatgtccactccatccaggcctttcaatattccatcgGTTTCGATGTGATttgctctcccccctcctccccgtgcccccatctttttaaactccagtgaatacaggacctGAACCATCAAGCAGTCCTTTTACATGAACCCTTTcatcattcccaggatcatgctAGTGAACcgtactccaactgtggtcagAACAGGACTTTCAGCTAATTTGCAACATATCCTTAGTGTCTTGGGATGAAATTAGTAGAACACTGTGATCTGGTTGAGTGGCATAATGTGAAATGCTTATTCAGATTTAGTTCACGATATCAAATATAACTATATGTATGAGCTGGTGCTGAATATATTACCTTATGCTGAATATATTACCTTAATGCAATATCTGTGCTTGTGTACTCTGTATACTTAACTGATGATTTTGAAATGTGATCTTAAATTGTATTTACACAGAATGTTCACATTAAATAAttcaaaaatatactttattaactttgttACTTGTCTTCTGTTGATAAATGTAATCTTGTAATTTTATGTGTCCCTTGTGTGCAAGGTAtcgacaacacacaaaatgctggaggaactcagcaagtcaggcaacatctatggaggggaataaacagctgactttTTGGGCCGTCAGGGCTCCTGGTTTTGTGtgtttgctctgtatttccagtaGTTAAACATTTTGTTAATTTAGTATTTTACTAAGCTCCTCACATTTGTGAATGGCTTTCACTTGCCTTTTCccccctttcctacccaccttcttactctagcttctgctcctttcttttccagtcccaatgaaggctctcagcaggaaatgttgactgtttattcatctccgcagatgctgcctgacctgctgagttcttccagcattttgtgtgtgtttctctggatttccagcacctatagaatctcttgtttttcaaACTGTCGACAATTTTTGTTTTACACAAAACTGTGAAAGGTTTCTCAAATGGTCAGCACATCATGAGGGGCTGAGGGGACTGCACTattctgttctacgttctatactGGTGGAAGGTGTTATGTAATGTATTTGTTGTTGTAAATGTTAcaattaataataaaataattcttGGCATAGTGGGAAATGTTAAGGTAAAATGTCTTGAAATTATTTTATCCTATAAAATAATTCATAAACTTAGGAGGTACTAAAGAGATTTGAAAACATTGATCATTGTTCTGACGTTGGGCA
Proteins encoded in this region:
- the LOC134359464 gene encoding proline and serine-rich protein 2, which encodes MPVESLYAEMDFDVSPVTKLNGIERMANGDSSFSSSRNSNSDDEFMNYLSREEQECILFFENTLDSLNDDFEDYSSNSSLRVKDPSTLQRYNSENEEIIDLVTTKSQPVEFIPKYDTVFPVDEGGERLQEEKVQVNQEKPVVKEPNSRSPSQLTKQSSFERTSPEPALEPVQAYCSHSKPLGSVPTPMVIAQKIAEKSVGNGIPLPTPQTERKPLTQEKEQANTTSLTEGRAPLYKNVKAQRFPSNISISVPNKEYNSTISKAAVKVQQRKAQVLANLGGTSLLAAESEPSHLPGLVNSPRRSRPLNHSASNESAGMAAPKLGSVNESPDKADSGLLNGYRPKVRGSSSSQSVMAPGVSKGSHAAGPTQKSASLQPGTTDSVPRTDSPNSPAVRRASSFQQPSGFRTPGITVQFSGRSSNDESCREALRRLGILRISKDQ